A stretch of Crossiella cryophila DNA encodes these proteins:
- a CDS encoding TetR/AcrR family transcriptional regulator — MAQETGTTARIYRGMRPEQRKADRRARLVEAALELFTTAGYHGTRIEQLCTHAGVSTRNFYEEFANKEALLLSLHNDINAVALHHVVGALRTLPEAADAPARIGTLLDVFMADITADPRRPRLAYVEAVGVSPAMERQHQRWVAEWTTLIEGEATRAARRGQAPDRDYHLIATALVGAVTGLLREWQAAERPLPAAEVTAAMRHLMVAAITTP; from the coding sequence ATGGCCCAGGAGACGGGGACCACCGCGCGCATCTACCGCGGCATGCGTCCCGAACAGCGCAAGGCCGACCGCCGAGCCCGGCTGGTCGAGGCCGCGCTGGAGCTGTTCACCACCGCCGGCTACCACGGCACCCGCATCGAGCAGCTGTGCACGCACGCCGGGGTCTCCACGCGGAACTTCTACGAGGAGTTCGCGAACAAGGAGGCCCTGCTGCTGAGCCTGCACAACGACATCAACGCGGTCGCGCTGCACCACGTGGTCGGCGCGCTGCGCACGCTGCCGGAGGCCGCGGACGCACCGGCCCGCATCGGCACCCTGCTGGATGTGTTCATGGCCGACATCACCGCCGACCCGCGCAGGCCCCGGCTGGCCTACGTGGAGGCGGTCGGGGTGAGCCCGGCGATGGAGCGCCAGCACCAGCGCTGGGTGGCCGAGTGGACCACGCTGATCGAGGGCGAGGCCACCCGCGCGGCCCGCCGCGGCCAGGCCCCTGACCGGGACTACCACCTGATCGCGACCGCGCTGGTGGGTGCGGTGACCGGGCTGCTGCGGGAGTGGCAGGCGGCCGAGCGGCCGTTGCCGGCGGCCGAGGTGACCGCGGCCATGCGGCACCTGATGGTCGCCGCGATCACGACCCCCTAG